GCCACCTTCGTGCAGCGGGTGAACCGATTCCTGGCCATTGTCAAAATGCATGCTCGTCTTGTTGAGGTGCACGTGCCCAATTCCGGACGTCTGGAGGAGCTCTTCCTACCGGGCCGTCGCGTGTGGCTAGAAGCGGCCCGCCAACCCGGACGTCGCACCCTCTTCACCTTGCGGCTGGTAGAGCTTGGCCCGAAGCCACCGCTCACCCATGAGGAAGGCGCTACTGAATCCGGCCCCATTCTAGTATCGGTAGATGCGCGTCTGCCTGCCCCCTTGTTCGCCGAGGCATGGACACAAGGGCGATTGTCCCCCTTCACCGGCTATACGGCGCTTCAAGCTGAAGCGCGCCTAGGCGACAGCCGCATAGATTTTCGCCTGCAAGATGAGGCGAGGGTCTGTTGGGTGGAGACCAAGTCTGTAACGCTCGTGGACGAAGCTGACCAACCAGGCACCGCCCTCTTCCCTGACGCCCCTACCGTTCGAGGAGCTCGACACCTCCGTGAGCTGATGGGCGCCGCACAGCAGGGCCAGCGCGCAGCCGTCGTCTTCGTAGTTCAGCGTTCGGATGCCCGGGCATTTGCACCTCATCCGAGCGCCGATCCGGCCTTTGTCGCTGCGCTACGGGAGGCGACGAGGGCTGGGGTTGAAGTGCATGCCTATCGCTGCTTCGTGGATCTCTCGGCCATCACCATCTGGGATAGCCTTCCCGTGCGCATTGAGTGAGAGGGCCATGCTCATGGGTTTGTAGGGTCACGGATAGGGTGCTCGGGCTACGATCAGCTTGAAAATCCCCCTCGCCCCCAGGCCTTGGACTTGCTCGACGATCAGCCCTGCCCTGCGCGCGTTCTCCACAGTCCGCCGATTGATGTGCGGCCCCATCAGCCGAGACACCACCGGATCAAGGAAGTCCATCAGCCGTCCCAGCACAGGATCCTCAGCCCGCACATGTTCAAGCAACACCACTCGCCCTCCTGGCTTGACCACCCGCGCTATTTCCCGCAATCCCAGTACGGGATCAGGCACGGAACAAAACACGAAGGTGGCCAGCGCGCTGTCGAAAGAGTCGTCGGCGAAGTTCATCGCTTGAGCGTCCATTTGGATCAGAGTCACATCACACCCTAGGGCTGCCGCGCGTCGGCGCGCCCGCTCTAGCATCCTGCCGCTCAGGTCAATCGCGGTCACGCGGACATGGGGTGGGTAATACGGCATGTTCTTGCCCGTTCCCACGCCCACTTCCAGCACCTGGGGCCCTCTCACCAGCTCCCAGGCTCGCCGGCGCCAATCGCTATATCGCCGTTCCACCCAAGCCTCCATGAGGTCGTAAATCGGCGCGATGCGGTCATAGCGAGCTTGCGTAGCCGCCGTTTCCACCTTGTCACGCATTAGATCTCCCTCGCTCATCATCGTTACATTCTCGATCACGTCTAATCTCTTTCTTATGGAAAGTGAGTATATTATTACTGCCAAGCTAAAGGGTTGTCTTCTTTCTTCCCTTACCTTCTCCTCCGCTTTGACGGGGAGAAGTTCACAGGTGAATTCTCCTTCTCGCCACGCTTGACTAGAAGGCCTAAAGACATAAGAGCAGGGTCAAGAGCCTGTCTGATAAAATGCTGTGTTCCTTTCGCCAGACGAGAGTCCATAAAAGCTAACGAATGCGGGAGTGAGGAAAGGAGGTGGACCGTATGTTCGATATGGATACTGCGCTTCTGATTCCACGCTTGTTGGGCCTGATCTTGGCCGGCCACGGGGCACAAAAGCTGTTAGGATGGTTTGGGGGCCATGGGATCGAGGGCACAGCTCGATGGTTTGAGAGCCTACGCCTGAACCCTGCCAGGCTTTGGGCAACGGTAGCCGGCCTGGCGGAGCTGCTCGGCGGCTTGGGGCTTGTATTCGGCCTGTTCACGCCGATCGCGGCGGCCGCAATCATCGGAGTGATGCTAATGGCCATCATCA
The genomic region above belongs to Anaerolineae bacterium and contains:
- the sfsA gene encoding DNA/RNA nuclease SfsA — its product is MRFSQALTPATFVQRVNRFLAIVKMHARLVEVHVPNSGRLEELFLPGRRVWLEAARQPGRRTLFTLRLVELGPKPPLTHEEGATESGPILVSVDARLPAPLFAEAWTQGRLSPFTGYTALQAEARLGDSRIDFRLQDEARVCWVETKSVTLVDEADQPGTALFPDAPTVRGARHLRELMGAAQQGQRAAVVFVVQRSDARAFAPHPSADPAFVAALREATRAGVEVHAYRCFVDLSAITIWDSLPVRIE
- a CDS encoding methyltransferase domain-containing protein; this encodes MRDKVETAATQARYDRIAPIYDLMEAWVERRYSDWRRRAWELVRGPQVLEVGVGTGKNMPYYPPHVRVTAIDLSGRMLERARRRAAALGCDVTLIQMDAQAMNFADDSFDSALATFVFCSVPDPVLGLREIARVVKPGGRVVLLEHVRAEDPVLGRLMDFLDPVVSRLMGPHINRRTVENARRAGLIVEQVQGLGARGIFKLIVARAPYP
- a CDS encoding DoxX family protein, coding for MFDMDTALLIPRLLGLILAGHGAQKLLGWFGGHGIEGTARWFESLRLNPARLWATVAGLAELLGGLGLVFGLFTPIAAAAIIGVMLMAIIKVHWPNGLWVTQNGFEYPLANALVALFIGLTGPGRYALDTALNLNYPMPLTFLIALLVSVIGVLLGLVSSHPVLRPQQRPS